The Mesorhizobium sp. M3A.F.Ca.ET.080.04.2.1 genome contains the following window.
GCCAGGAGTCGAGATCGGAACTGCCGAAATAGACCTTCCGCCAGAACGCGGCTTTGGGCGCCACAAAAGGGCTCAGCGCGACATCGCGGCCGTCCCGCACCAGATGGATGAAAATCGCCTTCGGAAAATACCTTCGTATCAAGGGGACGATCAGCAGCGTTTCGCACAGCTTCCAGCCCCACCGGGTCGCGGCACCCAAGTCACGAAGGTGATTGCCGAAATGGCGTTCGGCCAAGCGACGGCTTTGAGGGTCGTCGAGCTCGCGGCCGGCTGGCACGCCGTTTCGTGACGCGAGAACCGCGTGCTCCACCAATGGCTGGATTTCCAGGCAATCGAGCGACTCGTTCAGGTTCGTGCCCATGTATACGCCAGCGTCCATCAGCACCCGAGCAAGAAGTCGGCTGCCCGAGTGAGCGGTGTTGATGACGACAATCGGCGGTGGAAGCGCGGAAGCCAGATGGGGGCCGGCATTATCTATCGTTTGCAACTTCAAATTGATTCAATCCACCTGGAATTTCAATTGAATCAAGCCCCACTCAAAAGAGTAATATACTATCCAGCTTAAAACCAGATCTAAGCTCAGATCATGCCCAGATCTGGCGCCCTGGAAGGGCCAAATCCGTTGGAACCTCGGGAAAGCAGCGCCGGGCGAATTGCCAAGTGCTTGATGCTCGCCAGTGCGATCCGGCGATATCGGCAGCGCGACAAGGTCGGCATGCGGCTTCCTGCTTATGACTGCTCTCGGCGCCTACGTGCCGTTGGCATTGGCTGTCGTTCGTTCGCGCTGCGGGAATATGCGGCGTCTGATACTTTTCAGCCGGTGGGCTATCGGCGCGGAGTGTTTGACCAACGCCGCTTGAAAGTCACGGACCTCCGGATGCTGCCGGCCGAATTTTCAGACACCGTCAGCGTCAGAGGGCGTCTTAACGTTTGAAGCTGTGCGCGCCAAGGCGGCCGTGACCGGCAGCCGTCACGGTTTTCCTACTCCGGTCGTGCTGGCTCTTCTTCTGCGCCGATTGGTGTGCGACTGCGCGACGGCGACCAATTCGGGCGTGATCGCCGGGGACGCAGTCTCTGCCCCGGCCGGGTTCAGCGGCCCCTGGATCTGGACGGTTGGGAATGGGAGTTCGATGCCCTGCTCCTTGAAGACCTGGCGGAGGCGTACATAGAATTTGCGTTTCATACCGAAGGCGCCTCCCGGTATGGTTTTGACCTTGACCCGCAATACGATGCCGTACTCACCGAACTCCTGCACGCCCTGCATCTTGATCGGTTCGAGCACCCAGTGTTTGAACTCGGGATCTTCCGCCAGTTCGAGGCCAATTCGCTTGATCAGCCTGCGAGCGAAGTCGATATCGGTGTCATAGCCGACGGTGATGTTGAATTTGTCGGTAACCCAGTCACGGCTCTGGTTCTGGACTGCCCCGAGTTCACCGAAAGGGATGGTGAACAGCGAGCCACGATGGTGCCGCAGCTTCACGGAGCGCAGCGAAAAGCTCTCCACGGTGCCCACATAACGGCCCGACGAGATGTATTCGCCAACACGAAACGCATCATCGAGCAGAAAAAATATGCCCGAGATGACGTCCTTGACTATGGTTTGCGCCCCAAATCCCACAGCGACGCCAACGACGCCGGCGCCGGCGATCAGAGGGCCGATCTGGATACCCATTGAGGCGAGCATCATCAGCACCGCCATCACGACGATCAATGCGAGCAGAATGTTTTGGATGATCGGCAAGAGCGTGTGCAGACGCGCCTGCTGCGGATCGACAATCGGCATCTCCTCGTCGCCGATCACCGCGTGCGGCGTCTCGATGCCCAGCTTTCTTTCGATCAAAGCTTTGATGATCGACCAGCCGAAATCGGCCGCGAGGGCAATGACCACGACATTGATCAAGCCGCGCAATATGAGCGTGGTCGTCGTGTTGCTGTCCTGCATGGACTGCATGTTCAGACCCCAGACGCGCGCGAGAAGGTAGGCCGCCGCCAGGATCAAGACCATCCGGATTCCGCGATCGATGACAGCGATCGTCACCGCCGGGATCGTAGGCCGGCCAACATCTTCCGAACCCGGCCGCAGGACGAAATTAACCCCGCGCTGCGTCAGCACGATTGCCAACGGCAGGAAGAGTGCGGCCAAAGCAAACCAGAACAATATATGAAGGCCGCCGATGCGCAGCAGGAACAGGACGACGAAATAGGCAGTCAATAGCCATGTCGCTCCCGTATGACCGCTTTGGCGCGCACCGTCCCGCCGTGTTCTCGGCCGGCGCCAAACGGCAAGCAGAAAGAGCAACAGCAGGGCGAGATCGGCGCCCACCGACAGGACCAGCATTCCGTCCTGATCGATGCCGAGACCCGGCAAGAGGATAAACGCGGCGGCGAAGAAGGCGAAGACGCCGACGATCCAGGATAGCCAATAGGTCCAATGGTCAGCCGCGTCGTTGGTGATCGGCAAGGCACGAACCTCGACGGCGTTCTCGACCTTTAGGAAGGAAGGGACGAGTAGGGCCGTCAGATACATGCGCACACCCCATGTCACGACTGCAGCGATCAGAAATGTCAGCACAATCTCGCGGATCAGCATTGGCCAGTCGAACAACATGAACGCGCCGGCGCTGCCCAATGCGAAGGAGACGATCAGCAAGCTGGAATAAAGCGTGCGACCGCCAATCTTCTTGGCTCGCCCAATGGGCGTATCCTTCGGTTGCGCGCTGACCCAAAGACGAAATGGATCGGTGAACTTGTATGTTGCCCAAGTGAGGGCCAGACCGGCGGCGATGAAGATCGCAATCACCATCAATACGCCGGCAGGCCGTCTGCCGGACATATCCTGCATGGTCTCCGCCCGAACGCGCGCGAACTGGTCGGGCAGCAAGGGCAAGGTTCGCACGATCCTTTCGATATGATGCCTGATCCGATCGAGCGTCGAGGATGCCATCGTATTCATCTGGCCTGGGGCGACTGCATCGGACGATGCGCCGGCCGGCGAAGCTGCTGCCTTGGCCCCCGTTGTCCCGGCGGCCCGGTCTCGTTGTTCAGCCACCCAGGCCTTCACCGACGGATCGTCGAGAAGGTCGAATAGCTGCTTGACCCTTTCGGGTGGGACCGGCGCCGGCGCTTGCGCCTTTGCCGGACCGGCCAACAAGAGGGCGATGCCTATGATGAGCAGCCTGGCAATCAGGACCAACATCGCCGCCAGACGTCCGGGACCTCGTGCCAGGCTCGTGACTGCCCATCGTTGAATCATGAGCGGCATCGTGCTGTTAGCCTTCCGGTCAATCGGCAAGCAACGACATCTATGTCCATTGTTGCTTCACCTTGAAGAAACCGGTGTTGCCGCGCAAGTCCTCTTTGTTCCGAGTCTGGGCCGGGTTCGATTAGCCGCCGGGGGCAGGGCGGCACTCCGACCCCGCCCTAGGCCTCCAGGTTCTTCCCGACCGACCGGCAAGCAGGCAGCCCAGCAGAGGCATCCTCACGACGTCCGCCATGAACCTCTTCGGTAATACAATTTGAAAAATGCGCCCTCATGTTTCACAACAGGCGGTAGACCAGCGAGCATGGTGTCAGGCGAGAGTTCGGAAAGACGTTCAACAATGACCCAGCACGTCCAAGACGCTCGAATTCTCATGTACAGCCACGACACGTTCGGGCTCGGCCATTTGCAGCGCTGCCGGACGATCGCGCATTCGCTGGTCGAGGATTTCCACGGACTTCAGGTGCTTATCATTTCGGGTGCGACCATCGCGGGCGCCTTCGACTACCGCGCCCGCGTCGACTTCGTGAAGATCCCCAGCGTCATCAAGTTGCGCAACGGCGAATACACCTCGCTCGAAAAGGATATCGATCTGCATGAGACGCTAAGGATGCGCCAGTCGATCATCCGCCACACAGCCGAGACCTTTCGGCCCGATATCTTCATCGTCGACAAGGAACCGCTCGGCCTGCGCGGTGAGATCGAGGACACGCTGTCCTACCTCAAGACGCGGGGTACCACGCTCGTGCTTGGACTGCGCGAGGTGATGGACGCGCCGCATCTGCTCGAAGCAGAGTGGGAACGCAGGGACGTGATGCGCAAGATAGGCCTGTTCTACGATAAGGTGTGGGTCTATGGCCCACCGGATTTCTATGATCCGCTGGTCGGCCTGGATGTGCCGCCGGCTGTCAGGGCAAAGATGAAGTTCGTCGGTTTCCTGCAACGGAGCCTGCCGCAGAACGAATTGCCCGGCCACCGGCCCGAGGGCGACTATATCCTCGTCACCACGGGTGGCGGCGGTGACGGCGCCGAACTGATCCACAACGTCATCGACGCCTACCAGCAGGATTCGCAATTGCAGCACAGGGCGTTGATCGTGCTTGGGCCCTACATGCCGGCGCGCAAGCGCAACAAGCTGCGCAAGAAGGGGGCCAAGATCCCCTATATCAAGATCATCGACTTCGACAACCGCATGGAAGAGCTGATCGCCGGCGCCCGGGCGGTAGTGGCGATGGGCGGTTACAACACCTATTGCGAGATACTGTCCTTCGACAAGCCGGCGCTGATCGTGCCGCGCGTCGAGCCCCGCGAGGAACAACTGATCCGTGCGCGGCGCGCAGCCGAACTCGGCCTCATCGAGATGCTTTTGCCGGAGGAAGCCGCGGATTACCAGCGATTTGCCGATACACTGAAGGTGCTGCCAGACCGGCGCCGCCCATCGCAGAGCAATCCGCACCTGACGCTGGAAGGGCTGCCTCACATTTCCGAAATCGTCGCGGATCTGCTCGACCGGCGCGCCGGCCATCACCTTTCGGTCATTGAAGGCATGAACTGAGTTGCAACGTCGCAAGATAGTCGTGGTTCTGAAGGGCTACCCGCGTCTGTCTGAAACCTTCATCGCGCAGGAGCTGCTCGGACTGGAGCGCGCCGGATTCGATCTGGTGCTTGTCGCGCTCAGGCGGCCGACCGACACAAAACGCCACCCTGTGCATGACGAGATCAAAGCGCCCGTCCACTATCTGCCGGAATATCTGCATGAAGAGCCGCTGCGCGTGCTTCGCTCGCTGTGTGCTTGTCTGCTGAGGCCGGGATTCTGGCGCGCGCTCGGATCGCTGGCTATCGATGTCCCCCGTGACTTTACCCGCAACCGCGTGCGCCGCTTCGGACAGGCGCTGGTGCTGGCGGCCGAATGGCCGGAAGACGGGGCCTGGCTGCATGCACATTTCGCGCACACACCGGCGTCGGTGACACGCTATGCCAGCCAGCTTCGTGGCCTGCCCTGGAGTTGCTCGGCCCATGCCAAGGACATCTGGACTTCGGCGGATTGGGATCTGGCCGGCAAGCTTTCGTCGGCGCGCTGGACGGTCACTTGCACGAAAACCGGCTTCGAGCGCCTGAAAGAGCTCGCCAACGGCAAGTCGCCTGTGCATCTGAGCTATCATGGGTTGGATCTCGATCGCTTCGGCAGTTTCAGCGAAGCGCGCAAACAGCATGACGGCTCGGCGCCGAACGAACCGGTTGTCGTTCTGAGTGTCGGGCGCGCCGTTGAAAAGAAAGGTTACGATACCCTGCTGGAGGCCCTTGCTCTCTTGCCTGGCGATTTGGCGTGGCGTTTCGAGCATATCGGCGGCGGCGAGCAGATGGAGCGGCTCAAGGCGTTGGCGCAGAAGCTCGGCCTGGATGGTCGCGTCTCGTGGAAGGGGGCGCTGGCGCAGGAGGAGGTGCTTCAGCACTACCGCCGCGCCGACATCTTCGCCCTGGCCTGCAGGATCACCGCGAACGGTGACCGGGACGGCCTGCCGAACGTTCTGGTGGAGGCGGCCAGCCAGCGGCTGGCCTGCGTGTCGACCGACATTTCCGGCGTGCCGGAGCTTTTGTCGGCGAATGAAACTGGGCTGCTGGTTCCGACGGAAGACCCGATTGCCCTGGCACAGGCGCTGGAGCATCTGATCCGTGATCCCGTGTTGCGCGCCCGCCTGGGCGACGCCGCAGAGCGGCGCGTGCGCGGCAATTTCGATCATATGGCAAGCATTGGACAGCTCAAGGAACTGTTCGAGCGCGAGTGGCGGCCCGCCGAATGAAGCGACTTCGCGTTTTCTTCTACGTCCAGCACCTCCTCGGTATCGGCCATCTGGCGCGCGCCAGCCGAATTGCGGCGGCTCTGGTCGATGACGGATTTGACGTCACCGTCGTGACCGGCGGAGCGCCGATCGCGGGGTTTCCGGGATCGGGTGTGAAATCTGTAGCCCTGCCGCCTGTCACCTCCGGTGATGAGGGCTTTTCCGGACTTGTCGATCTCCAGGGCAAACCCATCGACGAAGCTTTCAAGAAATGCCGCTCAGAGATGCTGCTGCAGGCATTTCGGGATTGCAGGCCCGATATCGTCATTGTCGAAGCGTTTCCATTTGGACGCCGGCAGATGCATTTCGAACTCTTGCCGCTGATCGAGGCCATCGACGCGACGTTGCCCAAGCCGCTGCTGGCGACGTCCGTCCGTGATATCCTTCAGGACCGCGTCAAGCCGGGCCGAAACGAGGAAACGGTCGATCTCATCAACAGGCATTTCGACCTTGTCATGGTCCACGGCGATCCGGCTTTCGCAACCATCGACAGGACGTTTCCACTGGCTGGGGCGATCAGGGCCGAGGTTGCCTACACAGGGCTCGTTGCTGCGCCGCCACCGTCCGCGGCCTCCGAGCGCTTCGACGTCCTGGTGTCGGTTGGCGGCGGGGCTGCGGGGAAAAGCCTTGTCACGTCCACCATCGCGGCGGCGCACAATGCCAACAATGCCTGGAAATGGTGTTTGATCACCGGCCCAAACCTGCCGAAAGACGAGTTTGACGTGATCGCGCGCAATGCCACGCCGGGTCTGTCCATCTTCCGCTTCCGCGCCGATTTCGCCAGCCTGCTGACCGGCGCCCGCCTGTCAGTCTCGCAGGCGGGCTACAACACCGTTTGCGATATCCTGCGCGCCGGTTGTCGCTCCCTGCTCGTTCCGTTTGCAGCCGGCGCCGAAACCGAACAGACGGTTCGCGCGCTGATGCTTGAAGAACTCGGTCTTGCAACCGTGCTGATGGAAAAGGATCTGACGCCTGAAGGTTTGGCCCAAACGATCGCACAGGCGCTTCTGGGACCTGCGCCAGCCGCGCATCGCCTCGACCTGGAAGGCGGGCCTCGTTCGGCGCAAATCCTGCGCGAGCAATATCGAAGATGGTCCCGGAAGGAGGGGCTTGGTTTCGGAAAAGTTCAGTGATCGCGACAAGGTGTTAGCGCGCGTCGCGGTCTGGTGAGATTCATGCGGCGCGCTTCAACTCCTTGTCTTCACGCATGTCGTTGTCTCAGGACCGCGCACACTTCTGAGCGACATGCATTAATGCATCAAACGGCTCCAATCAGCATGAAGCGCGTATAATTCTTTGTCGGCAGTTCGCCGGAAAACCGCACCTCCCGTAGCGCCGCCATTGCTTCGAAGGCTGCAAGCGAAGCGACGCAGTTGATGTGCGTCGGCTCGCTGAAATAGTCGTTCGATTGCAGCAGCACATTCGTGCCCTGCGGAAGCAGGGCAAGCCAGGCACGCAGATCGGCTATGTGTTCGCAGCTGGTATTGACTGCCAGGTCGGGCCGTCCGGTCGCATAATCGAGCGCGTACATGTCGGCCGTCAGCGCCTGGAACCGGTCGCCGGCTTCCCGGTTGAGGGTCCGGGCGACCGGAGCGACTTCGGGATCGATGTCGATGCTATCGATCGCCGCGATGTCGAAGCGGGTGTCGTTGAAAAGCATTGCCGGCAATACGCCGTACCATCCACCCAGAACCCATATGCGCCCGAACCGGCCGCCGCAACTGTCGAACAGCCCGTCGAGCGCCCACATCTTGCAG
Protein-coding sequences here:
- a CDS encoding class I SAM-dependent methyltransferase, producing MDVAQPRNAGMDWHEQALDLTRGIAAYVSCPLVAGLARVIAKHPQADIANAFNHKQVACKMWALDGLFDSCGGRFGRIWVLGGWYGVLPAMLFNDTRFDIAAIDSIDIDPEVAPVARTLNREAGDRFQALTADMYALDYATGRPDLAVNTSCEHIADLRAWLALLPQGTNVLLQSNDYFSEPTHINCVASLAAFEAMAALREVRFSGELPTKNYTRFMLIGAV
- a CDS encoding glycosyltransferase family protein, whose amino-acid sequence is MKRLRVFFYVQHLLGIGHLARASRIAAALVDDGFDVTVVTGGAPIAGFPGSGVKSVALPPVTSGDEGFSGLVDLQGKPIDEAFKKCRSEMLLQAFRDCRPDIVIVEAFPFGRRQMHFELLPLIEAIDATLPKPLLATSVRDILQDRVKPGRNEETVDLINRHFDLVMVHGDPAFATIDRTFPLAGAIRAEVAYTGLVAAPPPSAASERFDVLVSVGGGAAGKSLVTSTIAAAHNANNAWKWCLITGPNLPKDEFDVIARNATPGLSIFRFRADFASLLTGARLSVSQAGYNTVCDILRAGCRSLLVPFAAGAETEQTVRALMLEELGLATVLMEKDLTPEGLAQTIAQALLGPAPAAHRLDLEGGPRSAQILREQYRRWSRKEGLGFGKVQ
- a CDS encoding sulfotransferase, translating into MKLQTIDNAGPHLASALPPPIVVINTAHSGSRLLARVLMDAGVYMGTNLNESLDCLEIQPLVEHAVLASRNGVPAGRELDDPQSRRLAERHFGNHLRDLGAATRWGWKLCETLLIVPLIRRYFPKAIFIHLVRDGRDVALSPFVAPKAAFWRKVYFGSSDLDSWHGYPMTQRAYRARGMLFNAHRWQYHVDLAREFSQTLGERYIEVKYEDLVLDYEATVSRLFGRLSLSMAQTGKKPRLPTSSIGKWRQLPQRDLDALCAIMEPTLSEVGYTQVGDIPPARHATLLEKLAYRRYF
- a CDS encoding glycosyltransferase family protein, encoding MTQHVQDARILMYSHDTFGLGHLQRCRTIAHSLVEDFHGLQVLIISGATIAGAFDYRARVDFVKIPSVIKLRNGEYTSLEKDIDLHETLRMRQSIIRHTAETFRPDIFIVDKEPLGLRGEIEDTLSYLKTRGTTLVLGLREVMDAPHLLEAEWERRDVMRKIGLFYDKVWVYGPPDFYDPLVGLDVPPAVRAKMKFVGFLQRSLPQNELPGHRPEGDYILVTTGGGGDGAELIHNVIDAYQQDSQLQHRALIVLGPYMPARKRNKLRKKGAKIPYIKIIDFDNRMEELIAGARAVVAMGGYNTYCEILSFDKPALIVPRVEPREEQLIRARRAAELGLIEMLLPEEAADYQRFADTLKVLPDRRRPSQSNPHLTLEGLPHISEIVADLLDRRAGHHLSVIEGMN
- a CDS encoding glycosyltransferase family 4 protein, with protein sequence MQRRKIVVVLKGYPRLSETFIAQELLGLERAGFDLVLVALRRPTDTKRHPVHDEIKAPVHYLPEYLHEEPLRVLRSLCACLLRPGFWRALGSLAIDVPRDFTRNRVRRFGQALVLAAEWPEDGAWLHAHFAHTPASVTRYASQLRGLPWSCSAHAKDIWTSADWDLAGKLSSARWTVTCTKTGFERLKELANGKSPVHLSYHGLDLDRFGSFSEARKQHDGSAPNEPVVVLSVGRAVEKKGYDTLLEALALLPGDLAWRFEHIGGGEQMERLKALAQKLGLDGRVSWKGALAQEEVLQHYRRADIFALACRITANGDRDGLPNVLVEAASQRLACVSTDISGVPELLSANETGLLVPTEDPIALAQALEHLIRDPVLRARLGDAAERRVRGNFDHMASIGQLKELFEREWRPAE
- a CDS encoding mechanosensitive ion channel family protein, which translates into the protein MLVLIARLLIIGIALLLAGPAKAQAPAPVPPERVKQLFDLLDDPSVKAWVAEQRDRAAGTTGAKAAASPAGASSDAVAPGQMNTMASSTLDRIRHHIERIVRTLPLLPDQFARVRAETMQDMSGRRPAGVLMVIAIFIAAGLALTWATYKFTDPFRLWVSAQPKDTPIGRAKKIGGRTLYSSLLIVSFALGSAGAFMLFDWPMLIREIVLTFLIAAVVTWGVRMYLTALLVPSFLKVENAVEVRALPITNDAADHWTYWLSWIVGVFAFFAAAFILLPGLGIDQDGMLVLSVGADLALLLLFLLAVWRRPRTRRDGARQSGHTGATWLLTAYFVVLFLLRIGGLHILFWFALAALFLPLAIVLTQRGVNFVLRPGSEDVGRPTIPAVTIAVIDRGIRMVLILAAAYLLARVWGLNMQSMQDSNTTTTLILRGLINVVVIALAADFGWSIIKALIERKLGIETPHAVIGDEEMPIVDPQQARLHTLLPIIQNILLALIVVMAVLMMLASMGIQIGPLIAGAGVVGVAVGFGAQTIVKDVISGIFFLLDDAFRVGEYISSGRYVGTVESFSLRSVKLRHHRGSLFTIPFGELGAVQNQSRDWVTDKFNITVGYDTDIDFARRLIKRIGLELAEDPEFKHWVLEPIKMQGVQEFGEYGIVLRVKVKTIPGGAFGMKRKFYVRLRQVFKEQGIELPFPTVQIQGPLNPAGAETASPAITPELVAVAQSHTNRRRRRASTTGVGKP